Genomic DNA from Acanthopagrus latus isolate v.2019 chromosome 2, fAcaLat1.1, whole genome shotgun sequence:
ATGTCATTGTTATTActcttttttgcttttacaaGCCGTGCTGATGATTATCCCAGCTGCACCCAAACCGCGGAGGTATCAACACCGGTTTGTTATTGCCACTTAAAGGCCTCGATTAGGCTTAATTTCTCTTAACTGTTGGCCAGAGACAAAAATATTTATAGTGTCTCCTCCTCAGCGCCACCTGTGTGATTAAATTAATGAGATATTTAGATGAGAGGGATAGATGAGAGGAATCGATGCCACCCGCTGTCTGTGTACTAAATATGAATCTAACATCAGCCGCTGGTCggcttagcttagcatggaGTCTAGAAAACATGGGGGATCGGCATGCATGGCTGTCGAAACTGAACAAAATCCTCCCAAGAGCAGCGTTAAAGCTAAAGACAATTTGTGATTTTACAGACGTTCATATACTGGATTGTTTAACTGAGAGCAGCGACTAAGAGGAAACCCTGATCATGACGCCTGTActtaagatacattttttttaatcacccaGTCGTTTGAATTACAGCAAGGTTTGCAGTATCATCTGCCCCGCCCAAAAGTGGTTGCCTGTTTGCTGCATACCCAAATAATGCAATCATTCTGGACCTGACAGCatattttaaatgactgattcGAAATCATAATATTGACTTGAAGGAGAAGAGATACATgtattctgcacctttctacgAGCTCTGCGGATGTATTCCCTTCAAACAAGGAttgtacacaaacatttgatcAATATGACCTTTTGAATTCATGGACAGTTTAGGGCATGGTAgctttgagtgacagctggATGCTAGCTGTTAGCAACAATGCTTCATCCGGCCTGCCTCAGCTCTTCAGCTCTGCGTGTCTTTGCCCACCTGTGGATCAGCCGATAGCTGGAAAAAAAGGCCACCACAGGTACAACATACCGTGAATTGCCACCTCtctactttgttttctgtgtgaaattgaaCAAACCATAAAACATCTCAGTCAGTGAGATTTAGCCTCGAACAGAGCCGGTCCATGTTTCCATTCTTAATTCTAAACTAAGCTAAATGGCTGCTGGCTCCAGGCGGACAGACGTGACATTCTATTGCAGTAAATCAAATAAGAGCATTTCCCTTTACATGGCAAACTATTCCTCCCTAAGATTTCCATCAAAGAAAACTTCCACACTCAACATTGTTGCACTCCCTTTGCCCTTTCTGGCCTGATTCCAAGCGCAGGGCAGCAGAAGTAGACAATCATTAATCTGGACACATAATGACacaaggggaggaggagatctCGGCGTCGACACTTTACCATTGAGCAAGTTCCAAAGAAGCAGAGTTGGTGGAGCTGCCCTGCTTCTCTGTAATTACCCAGAGAGCCCTGGGGCAAACCTATGTGACACGAATGCCTTCCCCCttcgcgctctctctctctctctctctctctctctctctctctctatttctctatttctctgcctgcacacacacacacacacacacacacacacacacacacacacacacacacacacacgtacaaacacaGTGTCCCAGCACAGCGCCATATGTCTGCAATATGGGAGGTCTTGAAGTCGTGGCCTCTGTGTCTCCCTGCACTTGAGGGAACTGGCACTCTGTCGGCATTGTGCTCCCTCGTCCTTGCACCTCAGTGTGCTCCCTGTGATATATTCATATCTTTCTAGCCTTGATGTTCTCTTTAATCATTCAGACTTTGttctttttgcaaaaaaaaaaaaaaaaaaaaaaataccgaCTTATTATCGCAGTATGGGAACGTCTGAGGTATTCGACTTTCTGTTTTCCCACAGTCCTTTGAGTCCACGTTCTCGTCCAACGCTGAGCAGCTCACATGGACTGGAGAGGGGGGAGGCTCTAAAGTTGATATCACATAAAAGCCGTGGATCAATATTTGGTCAGTAATTTGCTTTCCAAAGGTCAAATAGTATCGCGTTATTGTCTTGTGTAATGCCTGTGCTTGCATTGAACGCCTGCCAGGATCTCCTCTTGCAGACAAAAGTGGTTCGTAAATGAGGAGCGGGTGATCATGCAAAGTAGTCTATAAAAGAGCTGCGGAGCGTAAACACTTCCAAGGCAGCCTGTGGGGCTTTCTTGCCAGTGTGTACGCTTTAGCATACAGGAAGCGGGACCCAAGAGCTTAAGGAGAACTCAGTGGGGTTATCTCTGGGCTGTTTATCTGTCCCAGAGATCCCTCCAGCCTTGAAACTGCTACTCCTCTGCAGCCTGTTGGCTTCAGACGGGTGTGTGAAAAGCGGAGGAGGGGTGTTTGGGACTGTCTGTCTTGAAGCAGAAGCcaagtggtggtggtggtggtggtgttgggggtgggggggacgtCTCATGAATAGGAGGACAGGTCTGTGCTGCTCGGCTCTTCCCACTGCTGGAGCTTCCCATCATGCCTTGCATGCCCTCTCACAGAACTCTTTATGGCCTCATCTCTGGCGCCAGATCTCTCACGCACTTGCCAACAGCAacaagtttttttatttatttttttttgggggggggactCTTCACTATCACCATTTTCCTTACTTACTTAAGTTGCACATAAAACAGCGTGGCAAAATGCTCTGACTTTTTGCGGCATGTGAGGAATTCCGATAGGTTTGTCAAGAAACGGCGCCCTGAGTCTTAATTTGATAGTACAAAGAAACAGAGCATGACTGAAGCAACATTACACAGGCCGACAGACAATGAAATGTATCAACGGAGTGTCAGATGAGGCTCTATGGGTGTAGCAAGCAGACGTTGTGTGAACATCTTTGAACTCCACATATTGAATTACTTTGAGTGTCTGGAAAAAGTGCTACATCAAGCGCTGAAATGGAAAGAGTATTTGTTCCTAATCTGTACGAGCCTACGCGCATAAACAGTAAGCTATTACAGACTCGCGTTCATGCACCACCTCGGTGACATCTGCGAGTCGTCTGTTTATCCGTTCAGCCTGTCATCTCTCATCCCTGATGCCTTGCAGGATGTGAAGATATTCCGAGCGCTGATCCTGGGCGAGCTGGAAAGAGGGCAGAACCAGTACCAGGCCCTGTGCTTCATCTCCCGCCTCAGCCGCAATGAGATCATCCCCAGCGAGTCCATGGCCCGCCTCAGACAGGTATGACACAGCAGATAAAGCAGCATCCGTGGGTTGTATTATTATAAGAAGCAGGGGCTGTCGACGCTGATCGTTTTGTGTCCTCCGCTCAGAAAAATCCTCAGGCCATCCGCCTGGCAGAGGAGCGGAGAGGACTGGAGCAGCTGACGATGAGCGCGGCCGTCAATCTGAGTCGGGCCTGGCAGCTCAGCTCCCACATCCACAACATGTGCAGCGAGGCCCGCGAGGCCATCTACACCAGGGAGGCCGATGTCAAACACTGGCTGGACAAAGGTCAGTGGTCGTCTcgtcttggtttgtctttagCCGCGTTTCCCACCACAAAAACCTTCCTTTTTGGAGGAACTCAGTCTATGTCCGCTGCAGGGACCAGGGGTCAGTGTTGCCAGATCTCTTGAAAGACACAAGCAACCAGGTCTGAAAAGATCCAGAAAGAAGCCGCCTGGCtttgagggggggaaaaaagcccaAAACAAACTTGTTGATTAATTTATGCTGTaacattacatatttattaaGCATTTCAAAGAATTTAGAAAATGCTGGACcttgtcatttttatatttttctttcttatctCGAGACAACATGAGCAAAACCATCTGGTCAACAAAACATGAGGAATGAATAAATACGTGAGTGAAACCAAAAGTTGCATATAATGAGCTGACCAAGTAAGGTAATGAGGTAATAGAAATGAATTACTTTTATTACTATAAACTGGCATGCTGAGCATGGTGTGGACATATCTCTCCCCCACTTTGGATCCAATCCAGTCCTTCGATTCAGTCTCTTCCTTCTGCTCTTTGCTATAATTGCTCCCATACTTCTCTTTTTCAAGCTAAGTagctaaaaaaagaaaccctcaACCAGGGTTGTAGATGCAACATAAAATCTGGGCATTTCAGGTGAGACAGCAACAAAACTTGAGGAACAAGCCCCAAAAACTGCAACCAGCGACTACCAATATTTGGAAGCGACGTTACAGAGAAACAAGCCCAAAGTTGCTTATGATTAGCACTGACTGAAATGGCAACCCAGTGTCAAAATTAAGTTCCTGGCACGTAGAACTTCCCAAAAGTGCAAGAACTTTTAGGGTGGGCCTTACAGCGCGAAACATTTCTGACTGTTCGAGTGCTTGCGCCATTTCATTTTGgctgccatttaaaaaaatctgtggcTTCAGACCAGTTTGTTTTCGGGTCCTTGTGCTTGGATACATAAACGCGGAGTAAGAAAGGAAGACTGTGATGGATTGGAGTCCAGGACGtgaaaaaacagctgtcccgTGAAGTACCCCTTTTAGTTTCTCGAAAAAAGTAGTTTGTGAGACAAAGAGTTCCAGGTACTTTGGGTGGAAACGTGGCTACTGAAACATTACATAAGTTCTGTTGTTGATTTGAGCAGAATTTCCTTCTCCTatctcttccccctccctcctgatTGCCTCTACAATGTATCTCTGTCCTGACACTCTTTATCTCCCCAACACTCCCTGCTTCTATCACCTAAACACAATCTTCCACTTCCTTCTGTTGATAATACTCCAACTCCAACCATTATCTCCTGCCTCCTGTTGATGCAGCTCTATTACTGTTCATGCTATCTTCTGTTTACCCTCCTCGTTGTCTCTCCGCATTCCTGATAAATGCACCAAGCACACTGGTCTTCGTAGGTAAATAGTTTACTTCTCTGTACAGTCACGGCTAATACGATTAACAGTATACAACGATATTATTATTAGTTCCATCGGGGCACGTTCACAGGGGGATCCAGTATCTTCATAGCAATGAACTCCACATTATCCCGGCTGAGGAGAATCCATATGACAGCGCTATTGTCCACTGACAGCACTGTTACAGAGGAAACAATGTTGATGGTCATGGTTCACCAGGCACTCCGCACCATTATCAGCAGAGGGAATCACAGTAGCATCTACTTTGCATAACAAAGCGTCCCCTTTACTGCACCGTCTCCCCTCCGTTGGACTACTTTGTTCATCCACTACAGTATTTAATTGggtgaaatgagaaaaagaggaggattCACTTAAGTCTATGTCGGCGTgcgttttgttttgtaatactCCTCTCCTGTCTTGTGTTACAGGAGTGGATGGCTCCATATTCGAGGCCCTGCCCCAGACGGTGCAGGCACCCAGCTTTCAGGCCTGTCACTCCACTAAAGACATGTGGCAGCCCTGTCTCTGCACATACAGCCTGCGTCTGGAGTGGTACCCGTGTCTGCTGAAGTACTGCCGCAGCCGGGACAGCGCGGGCAAAGGCTCCAACTACAAGTGCGGCATAAAGAGCTGCAGCAAGGGTTACCATTTCACCTACTACGTTCCTCAAAAACAGCTGTGTCTATGGGACGAGGAGACCTAGCATTTTGTTCGGCGtggttaagaaaaaaagagaaatacatttattttttttctcccagccAGGCCAACGCTCCTCCACCCATTGCTATTCAAAGTAAACACGGAAAACACTGGACCTCAGTTTATGTGATGGTGAGTGAAGCTGTCTCAGGTGGGGGAGATCCAGATGTTCAAAGCTGAAAATGAATTCAGGTTCTTAAAACGAGACCAAACCCCGCCCCccttcaaaaacaaaaggagtcGTTCTAAGAGGACCCGGTAAACTTTAAGCcttttctgggggaaaaaaatgacatatcAGCTGTAATGTGGCTTTGCCAAGAAGCTGTCACTTTTTGTGCCTTTCCTTTTTATGGAGAAATTATTGGAGCGGATGACAGATGCCAACAACAATAACCTCTCGTACAAGCTACGGTATGCACGAAGCTTGGACAGTGCGCTTCTGGTCAATTAAACCCCCGGCAGAGGAACGACTCTGATCAAAGGAGTCATACAAACACAATCTTCCATTCTGGTGAAGGAAAATTTGGATGGTGGATTCATATCATCTGTGAAAGACCCGCCGGACGCCTGTCTATGACGATATAAGCTGGTCCGACGCAGAAAATGCTCCCCTAATGctggctttatttattttggttgCTAAGTGAAATTATGGAGGACTATTTTTGTATCTTATTTGTCATAAATAACCTCATCAgtcttctttcccttttttttttgtttttgcattaaacAAGCTCTTAAAGTCGCATGTTTCTACCACAGGTCCTCGATAACAAGAAGTATTCACACACATCCCACGACGTGGGTGTCGTTGCCAGGTTGTCATGCTAATACAGAGATTGTGGATCAACAGGTCTATTATCTTTCTCTGCAGGAgagttttatttctgctttcaCCCATTAATACCCATGGAGGGGGGGCTCCTCACGCCCATCAATCACATTCCCATTCTGTTTGAAAGTGTCAAATAAACCAAAGTCAAAGGAAATGCTGTCAAAAGAAGGGTGTAATGTTTCAGTTTATAGAAACAGGCTCTTCAGTTAAGTGTTTTTCCATGTTAGAAGTTACTAAAACTGCAGCATGGCCTCTAAAATAATCTCTACTGCCCTCTTCTGGTGAAgcagtgtttcagtttcttgccagaattctgtttttttgctctctgtttAGGTGTGTTCCTGTCAAcggttaaatgttttataatttatGCATCTTATATCTCAAATCATTTCACATGCGTAATTCAAGGAGCACTTCTTGAACTTGTGGGACCAAACTTCCTTTTTCGTCCACCTGGTTGAAGTATAATTTAGTTTTTGGTATTATTTTGTCTTAcctccattttcatttcacactcTACTGCCATATCAAACGTTCATTTCATGTGCCGGTGCATCCGGTTGACTAAAGAACCAAATGAGTGCAACATTTCTATTTGTGGCCTTTTCCGGTGATCAAGTGCCTTAACATTTCCACTGATATCTTTGCTATGTAATTGTGTAGATTAAGtttgtaaacatgtttttttttttttttttttttatgagagagagttctgaaaatgttgtaaaaagttGCCATaaggagaaaatgaagcaatTAGGTGATGTTCCatttaagagttgttttttttttcatgaattgttTCAATAAAGTCTTTTCTTTGCACTGCAAATACAAGTTAGAGTAAAGGTGTGGTTTTTGTATTAATAGataaattgatgttttttttcaggtccCTACCacaacttgattttttttgggcCGCTTCCGATACTGATGCTGATAAATCAACCGGTGTACACAGTTTTTGCAACAATCCTTCAAATGCAGTAATGAAATATCTGTAAAGAGGGCGGGATATTTTACACTCTAACCATAACACTTTATGATACCAGTGCACTAAAATTCTAAGCTTACTGGGAatttaataattatatattatccagagcatctttttctgcattataatccTTACAAGAAGATTTTGTATCAGTGCTTATCAGGCAACATTTAATCGGGGATCTAGAAGTTGTATGCCATTTATTTCACAGTATACAGTtgagagctgacaggaaataagggaagagaaagaaaccGCTACTCTACATCATTAGCATCTTAAACCTCTTGGCTCTCCTAATCTCTTAACTGAATCAATTAAAATGGTTTCTCGATGCTTGATTGTGTTCGTGTGAATAATATTGATGCACTGACCCACTTTGGAGAGGTAAACCACAGGTACAGCTGGAGCCAAAACCTTGCTTGAGTACTAGGGATATCAATGATTAATCACCTAATTGCCTTTAAGAATgtaactgatttaaaaatgtattaattgaCAATCAGAGATGCACACATGCATCAAAAAGTATCttgttacaaattacaaatacttGCTTATCAAGTAtaggaaataaaatacaaaatactggtaaaagaaaatgtgtttaattaaaataccagtaatttgtaattaaaaaatacaataagaCATCCTATATAAActgatattattacattttagccATTTCGCACTCTCAATatgactgtgattttgttggGTCAGTTGTTATATTGTGACAGTAAACAGGAGTTTATCAGTTTATCAACTTGGAAAATCAGAACAAGCAACATTAGGAGTTAAATGAACAGATAAACATCATCGCACATTTATCCCTTCAgtgtttaaaacagttttctaattgaaaaacagaacatgtttcAGACAATTTTAATGATTAACTGATAAGCGATCGTTAATGCAGCTGACTATCGGTCATATAAATTCCTAATAATTTGCATCCTTGTAGTGGACGCAGTGCCACTGGAGTTTCAAACCAGGTCATTCAGATAGGATGATCTGTGCACCTCCCTGTTAGTACTTTTGTTcattgatttgatctgattgTACAAAATTCCAGAAAGAACAGACACATAACGGACATGAAACATTAGACACAGAGGCATTAGAAtatggtgtaaaaaaaaaaaaaaaaaaaaaaaaaggagaataatgaaataatatcataatttaaaaaacacggttaaataaaaataaataaataaataaataaacattattaaacCATTAGTGGTGTTATTATCATGTAGTTCTTCCATTTTGTGCCCCTGCTGGAGAATCCTGGATGTAATTCCAGCCTTTGACCATAAGGTGTCGCCACTGTTATTTAACAACAAAAAGCCGAGGCAGCATCCAGCCGCTGTGTGAATACATCAAGAAGGAtgtaaacatgatttttttccccccctccctgtTGAATATTCATTAAGCCTCCCATAATGTCTCTACTCCGGCATACTATGGGATGATACAGCCAGTTCACACGCCTGCTGCTCTTCTACATTTGCATGTGCAGCGGCTGATAAGGCGGTAGGGAAATGAGGGGATGCTGCTGAGGGAGGCTGTTGTCGGTGCTCACATTTTAAAGggacaacaaacagcagccaccGTGTCCTGCAAATGACTCTTTTTACAGCCTCTTGCACAAACATACCTTCACCGAGCTCGAAAAACCCCAGGATGTGACGGAGGAGACAGCCACATGTGCACCACCAAGGTAACGATATTGTGCTGCTGTCAATGTTGTGGATGTGTTACAGCCTCGTAAGAAGGCGCTTTGTTAGCCCTGTAGCGCTAGCTTGCTGCCGGCTAGCTGGTCCAGCTAACTGCGTTAGCCGGCGTGAGAGCATCTTCCTTAGTGAAGAGTTATCTCTGGGGctctttcctcttcagtgtAGGTACTAGTGAGCTTAGTTTAgctcagggggaaaaaaaaaaacacgagctCTATTTAAAATAAGCTAGCTTGTTGCCAAATGCCTCTTCTTATCGTCTCCTCTGACGGGTTTCCATGGGAACGTAATTCCATTTCACTTTTCGTGTTATGCGTCATAAACctgtgaaaaaacatttctctctatCAAAAATACATCTAACACTCTTAATATCTGACCTTTATATGTAACCTTGTTTAGCCACGACACATACTGTGTCAGTCAGTTTTATAATGTATTACATCATTTGCAGGCTGTGTATTTTGCATGCTGCCATGTGGAGTCAAAGTAATGCGAATGTGCCCAAACTTAGTTGTCTATCCAACAGGTGATCACTTCCATCTATTGCATGACAccctgtgtgttctgtgtacAGTTTGCGTAGATTGTGTTATTTCGGTGtacatcttttttcttcccacaTCCAGATCCAGTGATGAATCTGTGTCTTTAGTTTTCTTCCTTGTTTCGTTTGTCATGGATGGGTTGTTTATGAGCAAACAAATTTAATGTTCGATACATTCTCTCATTCGAAAGCATCAAGCGATTCTGTTATCTCACCCGTCCACTGTCACTGTTTTATAACACAGGTGAAATGATAAATCGACTGGTTGGAGTCATTTGTAAGCAAAGGAAATTCAAAATTCCTGTGAGTGATTTCATGTACATTTATACAACTTTTACGCCCCTTTCAGACAGATACTGCAAAAAGGGGAAGGAAGTGACAAAACATGatggtaaaacattttttaaatacattttctcaggTCACATTTGGTAGATTTTCATCAACAACTCCCAGGACCACAACATTGTTACCCACAACGTTGTGAGActacgtcttttgtttttgttgttttcattcagagacCCTAAAGCAGCAAATGTTACATACTCTGTGTTTCATTGAGGAAAGTATTAGTAGTTGGCACGCTGTTTTGGAAAGTGGGAAGTAACCCAAATTGAGTGTTCCACTACATTTAATATCACAGCTTCAATTCCCCCTGCCACCCTAACATCCATGTACCCATACAACTTAACTTAATTCTGCTTCACATcacacccacaacaacaacacattttggatttattGGTGTTTTCATTCAATCGGCGCTGAAAGAATGAGAACTGTCTGAGGCCCAGCACACAGTAACCTCTCATCCAGTTTTGAAACTCGCTTGAAGTCTTTGAGACTCGAGTGTACATCTTGTTCCCGTCCAGTGAGTGTGGGCCTGTCCATCTGCATGGTCTCACCTCCTTGTACAAAcgtcacagcagcagaagaagagacgTCCCCCTCACCCCACCAGACCCTCGGCCTGCCAACTATAGTGCTATTATAGTTCAAGCAAAGGCTAATTGTTGGTCACTTACAAAGGATTGCACAGTCCAAGTCTTCGGTCGGTAATGCTGTCTCTTTCTACTGTAAGCGATATTACAGAGCAAGATGTGCCTCTAATGCTTTTTCCCTCACGGTGTAATGTGATTCAAAGTTGGCTTGATGACTGCTGACAGGCAAGTGTTTGAGAGAAACTGTGAGTtggtttcagctgttttttcttgATTGTCTTTGTCGGTAGAGGAGAAGATGGCTCTGCTGGTGCTTAGTGCGCTCCTGTCCCTGTGCTGCTGGGTTTCTTTCTACTTCATCTTGTGTCACATTAACGGGTTGAGGAGCTCCGAGTGGAACTGTCGCCTTGTCACCCTGTTGCATGGCATCCTGGCATGCTGCATCACAGCATACATAGGCTATGTGGATGGACCCTGGCCTTTCACTTATCCAGGTAAGGATGCCTACAGTATGTTGATTCATATTATTACATTAGAACTCAAGATAACAAAACAGTGAGGGCTGTCACTATGATTCAAATATATAAAGTAGTTTTCATATCTGTATGTTGTAAATGGTAATTCAGTCACTGTTAAGTAAGTCAGCTGCTGCTTTAGAACTGCAGCTAACAAttactttaattttcatttaatctgaaaactatattatattattactattatatATTAAAACTATAAGATATCAAGTTAATTTAcgtatgacaaagaaaaaattGTAACTCCTCACAATTGCCACACTAGAACAAGGTGACATTTGGCAgttctgcttgaaaaatgacttcaaTTGCAAATCATGTTGTGTAGTTGCAGATGAATTTTGTCAAGATGGACAAATCTTGCTTAACATGTTGTTAAAAAGGGTTAAGTAAACAGCTATTGTGTAAAGAGTAGTTACTACAAATTGGAACAATTTCAAGTCTGAATAAACCCGCCACAGACAAACAATAAGacaaatacttttaaaaagcaTGAGGAACAACTTTTTTTACATTCCATAGTCTAACcaatgaatcaataaatataTAAGAATTTTGTTTGACGATGTTATGATGTCTACATATTGTTACAAAGAATGTTTAGCATACTAACCGGCTCTCCCTGGCCCATTCCAGTCCAAtgctcctgtgctagcagccTGGCACTTTGAGCTCCTAGTCCTGACTGTTAGCTGCGCagccaactgagctaactagcggCTACAGCTGGGAGCAGTTAGCTGTGACTctgttgatatgctgccccctaccCCTGTTGTGTATGAATttaacaggtggccaattcttacattttgtaGCTTTAAACAATAATGAAAGTAATGGTTATCTGCCCTTAGATTTCATGTTTGCTTCTGCTCATATTTATGCTAACATAGaactctctgtttctgttcgTGGATGCCAGGTACTAAGAACACTCCTCTTCAGATAAGTGCCATGGTGGTGAGTCTGGGCTACTTTATCTTTGATATGGCCTGGTGCGTGTACTTCCGCACAGAGGGACCTGTTATGCTGGCCCACCACACCATGAGCATCCTGGGAATCCTGCTCACCCTGTGGCTGGGGGAGTCTGGCATAGAGGGCTGCGCCGTCCTCTTTGGCAGCGAAATCACCAACCCCCTCCTGCAGGCACGCTGGTTCCTTAAACAGACAGGACGTTACGGGACGTGGCTGGGCGACGCCGTGGATGtcctgtttgtgctgctgtttgtggtgaTGCGAATCTTTGTGGGAGGCACAATGCTGTACTGTGAGCTGATCTCCCCAAGACCCAGATTCTTCATCAAGTGTGGGGGAGTGGCAATGTATGCTCTATCCTGGGTGTTTATGGTGGACATTGTTCGGTTTGCCATGAGGAAGAGCAAGAGCTggcacaaacagcagagagaccaACAAGAGATAGTGGCAGCTAACGGCCATGAAGGAAAGAAGGACTGATGGGCTTTTGTTTCATTGaatgatgtctgttttttactTTGGACGTGCAGGGGAAAGGACAAAGAGAATCAACTTTTTGTATGTAAAactaagataaaaaaaagatatttcaaaCACATAGTTTCCCATGTCGCGAAATATCCTGTCTGTAAGGTCCAACgcctgtgcatttttttttaagaatagtCCATTTTAATGCAGTTATTCCAGCTGAACACGTTAGATTTTCATGTTAAATGTACAGGTAGCAAACAACACAGAGGCAGTTTATATCACTGAAAACCAAAGCACTttgtataaacacacaaacagatgttgcTTTCAGTTGCAGTGAACTGTGGCCTAGTCatatgtggtggtggtgttgctCCAAAGGAAATCTCGACGTTAGGAAAGAAACTGTTTACATGTAATGCCCGAGGTCCTTGTGAAACTTTTTTAGTCATATCAGAAAGTTAGGATTGTTTTCCATGTAATCCTAGGTTGTTGTATTTTTGGCACATGGGAAATTTTGAGCAGATGTGAACAGTATACTCAGGGAGATGAAGTCATAACAGAGAGTAGGGGGTGAAGTcaagagaaatgtgtgtgatgtgtttgatttctttgtttcctaCAGTTTAT
This window encodes:
- the oafa gene encoding out at first protein homolog; translated protein: MFASRVCAASARTLTRLCAALVLLAAAGLGSELRVRVRLSDGLVTEEVLEADSEKDAISLEFKQGDGTLITFVADFKQDVKIFRALILGELERGQNQYQALCFISRLSRNEIIPSESMARLRQKNPQAIRLAEERRGLEQLTMSAAVNLSRAWQLSSHIHNMCSEAREAIYTREADVKHWLDKGVDGSIFEALPQTVQAPSFQACHSTKDMWQPCLCTYSLRLEWYPCLLKYCRSRDSAGKGSNYKCGIKSCSKGYHFTYYVPQKQLCLWDEET
- the tlcd5a gene encoding TLC domain-containing protein 5a isoform X1, which encodes MALLVLSALLSLCCWVSFYFILCHINGLRSSEWNCRLVTLLHGILACCITAYIGYVDGPWPFTYPGTKNTPLQISAMVVSLGYFIFDMAWCVYFRTEGPVMLAHHTMSILGILLTLWLGESGIEGCAVLFGSEITNPLLQARWFLKQTGRYGTWLGDAVDVLFVLLFVVMRIFVGGTMLYCELISPRPRFFIKCGGVAMYALSWVFMVDIVRFAMRKSKSWHKQQRDQQEIVAANGHEGKKD
- the tlcd5a gene encoding TLC domain-containing protein 5a isoform X2, which gives rise to MLPCGVKVMRMCPNLVVYPTEEKMALLVLSALLSLCCWVSFYFILCHINGLRSSEWNCRLVTLLHGILACCITAYIGYVDGPWPFTYPGTKNTPLQISAMVVSLGYFIFDMAWCVYFRTEGPVMLAHHTMSILGILLTLWLGESGIEGCAVLFGSEITNPLLQARWFLKQTGRYGTWLGDAVDVLFVLLFVVMRIFVGGTMLYCELISPRPRFFIKCGGVAMYALSWVFMVDIVRFAMRKSKSWHKQQRDQQEIVAANGHEGKKD